A part of Leptospira congkakensis genomic DNA contains:
- a CDS encoding glutamate-5-semialdehyde dehydrogenase, whose amino-acid sequence MADELTSYAKDLATKARLASRGLKGLTTLEKNSVLKRVEELLLANESAIIEKNQIDMKNGQEKGLSSSMMDRLLLDSKRIKGMAKSIEEIRNLPDPVGEVVRGTILPNGLELLTKRVPIGVVMTIFESRPNVIIDIASLSFKSGNACILRGGSEAFHSNLILSSLFHKAIEEKNLPGVTKDVVTFVENTNREAMVPFFQLDDLIDVIVPRGGEALIRFVSENSKIPVIKHDKGVTNLYLSNQANPEIVLPILINSKVQRPGVCNALENLLIHKDYPNLGKLLEDLESAGIQILGDKSITKIFPSAKPASEEDFYTEFLDTRLSVKLVGSVSEAMENIRKYSSGHTECILSEDVTEIQTFQKELDSAAIFVNCSTRFHDGGEYGLGAEVGISTGKLHVRGPMGLIHLTTTTTYVTGSGQVRG is encoded by the coding sequence ATGGCAGATGAATTGACAAGTTACGCAAAAGACCTAGCAACCAAGGCCAGATTAGCTAGTAGAGGCTTAAAAGGTTTAACCACTTTAGAAAAAAACTCGGTTCTGAAACGTGTGGAAGAACTTCTTTTGGCAAATGAATCTGCGATCATCGAAAAAAACCAAATTGATATGAAAAATGGCCAGGAGAAAGGTTTATCCTCTTCGATGATGGATCGACTCCTTCTTGATTCCAAACGAATCAAGGGAATGGCAAAAAGCATCGAAGAAATTCGTAACCTTCCTGATCCCGTGGGGGAAGTGGTTCGTGGTACCATCTTACCTAATGGACTCGAACTTCTTACCAAACGAGTGCCCATTGGTGTGGTCATGACCATTTTTGAATCTAGACCGAATGTCATTATCGATATTGCTTCCTTGTCTTTTAAATCAGGAAACGCCTGTATTTTGCGCGGTGGGTCTGAGGCCTTTCATTCCAATTTGATCCTTTCTTCTTTATTCCACAAGGCAATCGAAGAAAAGAATTTACCTGGTGTGACAAAAGATGTAGTCACATTTGTAGAGAATACAAATAGAGAAGCCATGGTTCCCTTTTTCCAATTGGATGATTTGATTGATGTGATTGTTCCTCGCGGTGGTGAAGCTCTCATTCGTTTTGTTTCGGAAAACAGTAAAATCCCAGTCATCAAACATGACAAAGGTGTGACCAATCTTTACCTTTCGAATCAGGCAAATCCTGAGATAGTCCTTCCCATTTTAATCAACTCAAAAGTCCAACGACCTGGGGTTTGTAATGCTTTGGAAAACTTACTCATTCATAAAGACTATCCGAATCTAGGGAAATTATTGGAAGATTTAGAATCTGCGGGAATCCAAATTCTTGGAGATAAATCCATTACCAAAATTTTTCCTTCCGCCAAACCAGCATCAGAGGAAGATTTTTATACAGAATTTTTGGACACAAGACTAAGTGTGAAACTCGTAGGATCTGTTTCAGAAGCCATGGAAAATATTCGAAAATACAGTTCGGGTCATACAGAATGTATTTTGTCCGAAGATGTAACCGAGATCCAAACTTTCCAAAAAGAGTTGGATAGTGCTGCCATTTTTGTAAACTGTTCCACTCGGTTTCATGATGGTGGTGAGTATGGCCTTGGTGCTGAGGTAGGAATTTCTACCGGCAAACTCCATGTGCGTGGACCGATGGGTCTTATCCACCTAACAACAACAACAACTTATGTTACAGGAAGTGGACAAGTCCGGGGCTAA
- the proB gene encoding glutamate 5-kinase, which yields MKTRKEFLSSIQKAKLIVIKIGSARVSGEETKINDFLYDLVGDIRTLRDQGKEVILVSSGAIAQGKKLLNEKSGNVPNGKTTLAEKQAFAAMGQNKLLNLYESFFSRVNIPMAQILFGRKDLNEDKSFTNLKQTFRQLLDWGILPIVNENDSVSTEEINLGDNDILSAIVASIVGADLLLILTGVDGFLKEDFKIDLFTEITKDTESLATGPSGPGTGGMFTKINAAKLLLPYGIKTGIVNGERKHAISQFFETESFGTLIANSSFPHRIPNASEIQTHFFSLTSE from the coding sequence ATGAAAACACGTAAGGAATTTTTAAGTTCAATTCAAAAAGCGAAACTCATTGTCATCAAAATTGGGAGCGCTCGTGTTTCCGGTGAAGAAACAAAAATCAATGATTTTTTATATGATTTAGTCGGTGACATACGAACGCTTCGGGACCAAGGAAAGGAAGTGATTCTCGTTTCCTCTGGAGCCATTGCCCAAGGAAAAAAACTTCTGAACGAAAAGAGTGGAAACGTTCCGAATGGAAAAACCACACTAGCCGAAAAACAAGCGTTTGCTGCTATGGGCCAAAACAAACTCCTGAATCTTTATGAAAGTTTTTTTAGCCGTGTGAATATCCCTATGGCACAAATTCTTTTTGGAAGAAAGGATTTGAATGAAGATAAAAGTTTTACAAACCTAAAACAGACCTTTCGCCAACTTCTGGATTGGGGAATCCTTCCGATAGTCAATGAAAATGATTCCGTTTCCACAGAAGAAATTAACTTAGGCGATAATGATATTCTTTCAGCCATTGTTGCCTCCATTGTAGGAGCGGACCTTCTCCTCATTCTAACAGGTGTCGATGGATTTTTGAAAGAAGATTTCAAAATTGATTTATTCACTGAAATTACAAAAGATACAGAAAGTCTGGCAACAGGACCTTCAGGCCCTGGAACTGGGGGAATGTTTACCAAAATTAATGCCGCTAAACTTTTGTTACCTTACGGAATCAAAACAGGGATTGTGAATGGCGAGAGAAAACATGCGATTTCCCAATTCTTTGAAACGGAAAGTTTTGGAACCTTGATTGCCAACAGTTCCTTCCCACACCGAATTCCTAATGCTTCTGAAATCCAAACCCATTTCTTTTCTTTAACTTCGGAGTAA
- a CDS encoding AsmA family protein, with product MKKIGYGIGAFFAAILLIVIIALVFAGSFITPSFLVKQIESSINVRAHVESVNISLFNVLSGIEIEGIILAPRDEVANKGTPLDERKTKPKGLIQLGKADVKISFLALLTKTLKVNKLVLKKPEISLTMNEDGGNNLSSLFKTPKIVDGEKNPALSPEALAEKKAAEEEEAKEKASAPPSGPFSIKDIPIAIKMGLVGIQDGTIQVNMRKTGQQIQIQKLDLELKDIDIDGSDLESHNSVNVNFDADVTIIGRNKNEAAKFILETEGKVIPFVVKTGLVNPKVIYEVTMKEDSFVSGFAAFDAIAGELPALNQAGLKLDKLKEKAALKKDVSFKVEYSNGKVTFLDEPTFPTKNYDLQIIKGSYIITTTNYHEMGMGMLYDEAESKKSLASVDEKIKQATKGQGDPKAIRNKIVGNLVKDERLFIPFRTYGDIRSPNVELGVGLGTLTDLIGGAVKEVIKGKAGDALKKIPGAGNALKGLGF from the coding sequence ATGAAAAAAATAGGTTACGGAATTGGGGCTTTTTTTGCAGCCATTCTGCTCATCGTAATCATCGCGTTAGTTTTTGCTGGGAGTTTCATCACTCCAAGTTTTCTTGTCAAACAAATTGAATCATCCATAAACGTTAGGGCCCATGTAGAATCGGTCAATATCAGTTTGTTCAATGTTCTTTCGGGAATTGAGATCGAAGGAATCATCCTTGCCCCGCGTGATGAAGTGGCAAACAAAGGAACTCCTCTCGATGAAAGAAAAACTAAACCAAAAGGTCTTATCCAGTTGGGGAAAGCAGACGTTAAAATTTCCTTTTTAGCTCTTCTGACAAAAACCTTAAAAGTAAATAAACTTGTCCTGAAAAAACCAGAAATCTCTTTAACCATGAATGAAGATGGTGGTAACAATCTTAGTTCACTTTTCAAAACACCAAAAATTGTCGATGGCGAAAAAAATCCCGCACTTTCCCCAGAAGCGTTAGCGGAAAAAAAAGCTGCCGAGGAAGAAGAAGCAAAAGAAAAAGCAAGTGCACCGCCCTCAGGCCCATTCTCTATCAAAGACATCCCGATTGCTATCAAAATGGGGCTTGTTGGGATTCAAGATGGAACCATCCAAGTGAATATGCGTAAAACGGGCCAACAAATTCAAATTCAAAAACTAGATTTAGAATTAAAAGACATTGATATTGATGGAAGTGATCTTGAGTCGCATAACAGTGTGAATGTAAATTTTGATGCTGATGTTACCATCATTGGTAGAAACAAAAACGAAGCCGCAAAATTTATATTAGAAACAGAAGGAAAGGTAATTCCGTTTGTTGTCAAAACGGGTCTTGTGAATCCAAAAGTCATCTATGAAGTCACAATGAAGGAAGATTCTTTTGTTTCTGGATTTGCTGCGTTTGATGCCATTGCTGGTGAATTACCCGCATTAAACCAAGCTGGTTTAAAACTTGATAAACTAAAAGAAAAAGCAGCACTAAAGAAAGATGTATCCTTTAAGGTTGAGTATAGCAATGGAAAGGTAACTTTTCTCGACGAACCGACTTTCCCAACGAAAAACTACGACTTACAAATTATAAAAGGATCGTATATCATTACCACTACGAACTATCATGAAATGGGAATGGGGATGTTGTATGATGAAGCTGAATCCAAGAAGTCTTTAGCATCTGTGGATGAAAAAATCAAACAAGCTACCAAAGGCCAAGGGGATCCAAAAGCCATTCGTAATAAAATTGTGGGAAACTTAGTCAAAGATGAAAGGCTTTTCATTCCTTTTCGCACTTACGGAGACATTCGTAGTCCGAATGTGGAACTGGGTGTGGGTCTCGGAACCTTAACTGACTTAATTGGTGGAGCTGTCAAAGAAGTGATCAAAGGAAAAGCTGGCGATGCTTTGAAAAAAATTCCAGGAGCTGGAAATGCTCTGAAAGGTTTAGGTTTCTAA
- the typA gene encoding translational GTPase TypA, whose translation MEIRNIAIIAHVDHGKTTLTDCILRHTGAVTAKEDRERLMDSNTLEQEKGITILAKNTSVKYKGTRINIVDTPGHADFGGEVERVLSMTDCTLLLVDAFDGPMPQTRFVLGKSLQLGHKPIVVVNKVDREGARPGYSVDKVFDLFSDLGATEEQLDFPIIYASAKQGWAVNQLSEVPGVNIEPLLDKVLEHVAAVKNESDKALQFQVTALDYNEYVGRIAIGKIYQGTMKKGADVTLAKTNGTTANYKITKLYGYEGLTRYEIDEAGSGDIVAMAGIPDVFIGDTVCDLGNPLPLPAIQVEEPTVSMFFMVNNSPFAGKEGKFVTTRNLRERLDRELETNVALRLEETEDKDRFKILGRGELHLSILIENMRREGYELQVSRPEVIIKHNEAGEKIEPYETLVMDLPDQYSGACIQELNRRKGELTGMDAHTSGITRVEYVIPTRGIIGFRGHFISETRGEGVMSSRFLRFDKYKGEIPGRKNGALISMDSGESTAYALWKVQERGDLFIEPQVSVYPGMILGMNSRDSDLEVNPVREKKLTNVRASGSDEAIRLVPPKKLTLEQSIEFLDDDELLEVTPQSLRLRKKVLDASMRKRSSGGR comes from the coding sequence ATGGAAATTCGCAACATCGCCATCATCGCACACGTCGACCACGGTAAGACGACACTTACAGATTGTATCCTTCGCCATACGGGCGCCGTAACCGCAAAAGAAGACCGAGAAAGACTCATGGATTCCAACACTTTGGAACAGGAAAAAGGGATTACCATCCTTGCCAAGAACACTTCGGTAAAATACAAAGGCACTCGCATTAATATCGTAGACACTCCAGGTCACGCTGACTTCGGAGGAGAAGTAGAACGAGTTCTGTCCATGACAGACTGTACACTTTTACTTGTCGATGCTTTCGACGGACCAATGCCACAAACAAGGTTTGTGCTTGGAAAATCACTCCAACTTGGCCATAAACCGATCGTAGTTGTGAACAAAGTAGACCGTGAAGGTGCAAGACCTGGTTACTCTGTAGACAAAGTATTTGATTTATTTAGTGATCTTGGTGCCACAGAAGAACAACTAGACTTTCCTATCATCTATGCATCTGCCAAACAAGGTTGGGCGGTAAACCAACTTTCCGAAGTACCGGGTGTAAACATTGAACCACTTCTTGATAAAGTTTTGGAACATGTGGCTGCCGTAAAAAACGAAAGTGATAAAGCCCTCCAATTCCAAGTCACAGCACTTGATTACAACGAATACGTAGGTCGTATCGCCATTGGTAAAATTTACCAAGGAACCATGAAAAAGGGTGCTGATGTAACACTCGCAAAAACAAACGGAACTACTGCTAATTATAAAATCACAAAACTTTATGGTTATGAAGGACTCACTCGTTACGAGATTGATGAAGCAGGTTCTGGAGATATCGTAGCGATGGCTGGGATTCCAGATGTGTTCATCGGGGATACAGTTTGTGATCTTGGAAATCCACTTCCACTCCCTGCGATCCAAGTAGAAGAACCAACTGTTTCCATGTTCTTTATGGTCAACAACTCACCGTTTGCTGGTAAAGAAGGAAAGTTTGTCACAACAAGAAACCTTCGGGAACGTTTAGACCGAGAACTTGAAACTAACGTGGCACTTCGTTTAGAAGAAACCGAAGACAAAGATCGTTTTAAAATTTTAGGACGTGGGGAACTCCACTTATCCATCCTCATTGAAAACATGAGAAGAGAAGGATACGAACTCCAAGTTTCTCGCCCAGAAGTAATCATCAAACACAATGAAGCTGGCGAAAAAATCGAACCTTACGAAACACTCGTGATGGATTTACCTGACCAATACTCTGGTGCTTGTATCCAGGAACTAAACCGCCGTAAAGGTGAGTTAACGGGAATGGATGCTCACACTTCTGGTATCACTCGTGTGGAATATGTCATTCCTACAAGAGGGATCATTGGATTTAGAGGTCATTTTATTTCTGAAACTCGTGGAGAAGGGGTAATGTCTAGCCGTTTCTTACGATTTGATAAATACAAAGGTGAAATTCCTGGTCGTAAAAACGGAGCTCTTATCTCTATGGACTCTGGAGAATCCACAGCATATGCATTGTGGAAGGTTCAGGAACGTGGGGATCTATTCATTGAACCACAAGTATCTGTCTATCCTGGGATGATCCTCGGAATGAACAGCCGTGATTCTGACTTAGAAGTAAACCCAGTTCGTGAGAAAAAACTAACTAACGTTCGTGCTTCTGGATCGGATGAAGCGATTCGTTTGGTTCCACCAAAGAAACTAACTTTGGAACAATCCATTGAATTTTTAGATGATGATGAACTTTTGGAAGTCACTCCACAAAGTTTGCGTCTACGTAAAAAAGTTTTGGACGCAAGTATGAGAAAAAGATCTAGTGGTGGGCGTTAG
- a CDS encoding nicotinate-nicotinamide nucleotide adenylyltransferase: MEVLFFGGSFNPPHLGHRHVIETVSKSYPKALLYICPNFVSPFKEGGKEFRSNEIWELCLTEFESFLSENVILWDEEIKKQNTSFTIDSLRTLRTLHPNSEISLVIGEDNLGSFDKWKSYLEILDMMKQIIVVRRVTPYPKEVFIPSYIPKSKINLLRNPVLPISSTEIRHIFHGNLVNEFLLPKTKELLLKFLNSREGGKF, from the coding sequence ATGGAAGTTTTGTTTTTTGGAGGAAGTTTCAATCCGCCCCATTTAGGCCATCGGCATGTGATTGAAACTGTTTCCAAATCCTATCCAAAGGCTCTCCTTTATATTTGCCCCAACTTTGTTTCCCCCTTTAAGGAAGGTGGAAAGGAGTTTCGGTCCAATGAAATTTGGGAACTTTGTCTTACCGAATTTGAAAGTTTCCTTTCAGAGAATGTGATTCTTTGGGATGAGGAAATTAAAAAGCAGAATACAAGTTTTACAATCGATAGTTTACGAACCCTTCGCACTCTCCATCCAAATTCAGAAATTTCCCTCGTGATCGGCGAGGACAATTTAGGTTCTTTTGACAAATGGAAATCCTATTTAGAAATTTTAGATATGATGAAACAAATCATTGTTGTGCGTAGAGTTACACCCTACCCAAAGGAAGTTTTTATCCCTAGTTACATTCCCAAATCAAAGATAAACCTATTAAGAAACCCAGTTTTACCAATCAGTAGTACGGAGATCCGTCATATCTTTCATGGAAATTTAGTGAATGAATTTCTTCTTCCCAAAACCAAAGAACTTCTCCTGAAGTTTTTAAACTCGAGAGAGGGAGGAAAATTTTAA
- the rplU gene encoding 50S ribosomal protein L21 produces MFAIIELGAKQFKVSPDQVFVAEKTGNSVGSTVETKVLLLSDNNKVNIGSPALSGAKVTLKVLEDCKGEKIHGFKYKKRKNYKKSWGHRQQLQKLQVVSING; encoded by the coding sequence ATGTTCGCCATCATTGAACTTGGAGCCAAACAATTTAAAGTGTCTCCTGACCAGGTATTCGTCGCAGAAAAAACAGGAAACTCGGTTGGAAGCACAGTAGAAACGAAAGTCCTACTCCTTTCCGATAATAACAAAGTGAACATCGGTTCACCAGCACTTTCCGGTGCAAAAGTGACTTTGAAAGTATTAGAAGACTGCAAAGGTGAAAAAATCCACGGTTTCAAATACAAAAAAAGAAAGAACTACAAGAAGTCTTGGGGACACAGACAACAACTCCAAAAACTCCAAGTAGTATCCATCAACGGATAA
- the obgE gene encoding GTPase ObgE: MSGFIDEVPIQIRAGHGGAGSVHFHKEKFVEFGGPDGGDGGKGGDVIFVAEGRMMTLENYLPDRMYAAQDGEPGLGQNRNGKNGEDLVLKVPVGTQIIDSVTMELIYDFNHDGESFTIATGGRGGKGNTFFKTSVQQAPRYSQPGEDGGQLSLLLELKLLADIGIVGLPNAGKSTLLAKITHAHPKIAGYAFTTLSPNLGVVHRHEDLFRYTVADIPGIIEGASRGVGLGISFLKHIERVQGILFLFDGGNLQLEEELEMLRSELGNYNEALLAKKFLIVINKMDIWDGDPEFTAEIQKNYSHLGEIICISADKESNLDYLLERIDKVFFPEKSKLVYENT, from the coding sequence ATGAGCGGATTTATCGACGAAGTACCCATTCAAATTCGAGCCGGACACGGAGGGGCAGGTTCTGTCCATTTCCATAAAGAGAAATTTGTAGAATTTGGTGGCCCAGATGGTGGTGACGGTGGCAAAGGTGGCGATGTGATCTTTGTTGCTGAAGGTCGAATGATGACTTTGGAAAATTACCTTCCGGATCGTATGTATGCAGCCCAAGACGGAGAACCAGGACTTGGCCAGAATCGAAATGGAAAAAATGGTGAGGACCTAGTCCTAAAAGTTCCTGTAGGAACCCAAATCATTGATTCTGTTACCATGGAACTCATCTATGATTTCAATCACGACGGCGAAAGTTTTACCATTGCTACGGGCGGACGTGGTGGAAAAGGAAATACATTTTTCAAAACCTCTGTCCAACAAGCACCTCGTTATAGCCAACCCGGAGAAGATGGTGGTCAGCTTTCTTTATTATTAGAATTAAAATTACTCGCAGATATTGGGATTGTTGGACTTCCTAACGCTGGTAAGTCGACCCTACTCGCAAAAATCACTCATGCTCACCCAAAAATTGCAGGTTATGCCTTTACTACCCTTTCACCTAATCTTGGTGTGGTGCATAGACATGAAGATTTGTTTCGATACACAGTCGCAGACATTCCTGGAATCATTGAAGGGGCTTCTCGGGGTGTAGGCCTTGGGATTAGCTTTCTAAAACACATTGAACGAGTCCAAGGGATTCTTTTTCTTTTTGACGGTGGGAATTTACAGCTCGAAGAAGAATTGGAAATGTTACGTAGTGAACTTGGAAATTATAACGAAGCCCTACTTGCGAAAAAATTCCTAATTGTGATTAATAAAATGGATATTTGGGATGGGGATCCCGAATTCACAGCGGAGATCCAAAAGAACTACTCCCATTTAGGGGAAATCATTTGTATTTCTGCAGATAAGGAGTCGAACCTAGACTACCTACTGGAACGAATTGATAAAGTATTCTTCCCTGAAAAATCGAAGTTAGTTTATGAAAACACGTAA
- a CDS encoding GAF domain-containing SpoIIE family protein phosphatase, with protein sequence MVDFKVSKRMLVNFRGQNKVVGGLTDKDKIAILLYISKEFANLDREDQLFSKVILICQEIFESDNTTLRLWDGEFLVPVKFVKETEPPRRNLVMGEGYSGSVFETREPILVNDLTRSAHFFDEGETTKSVMCVPIMQKEEILGTLAVESERENFYITDDLEILEALTSQLALALYGVRLIEGLVTARAREAAVLNQLEWDLKMGRNVQSQILPQDLSAWNGIYFASHYEPMAEVSGDLVDIVRQGHSLTAINIDVSGHGIPAALVTMAIHHQFRRSVMAGLGLTEIMEELGENLREQLPESTYFTAFMVRIFSDYTFGYVNAGHQRMLHYKAADDTFIQYDTKGVPLGILPVRKIDYEEKQGKLEPGDFLLLISDGFSEQRNHMKDEVGVDRILTWLQDEREKLVMEGRGKVDLKKLSAAFVTRFRAYQGDVPNGDDLSFLFLYCGDSIPEASHYIQLAKQSNSKMKMEEAYAQALKAFSIDSSLKEILVFLGKMYYRDGKYKESIRYLEEYLRTSGDNTAASHFMMGRAYYKAGMISEAKRALKMALSSDHSFAKASILLAQCYLKENAKPKAIKVLQQGVKNTPQSMELKTSLLRLESHSQKAS encoded by the coding sequence ATGGTTGATTTCAAAGTTTCCAAACGAATGCTCGTCAACTTCCGCGGACAAAACAAAGTCGTGGGAGGATTAACAGATAAAGATAAAATTGCGATCCTTCTCTACATTTCCAAAGAATTTGCAAATTTAGATAGAGAAGACCAACTCTTTTCCAAAGTCATCCTGATCTGTCAGGAAATTTTTGAGTCGGACAACACTACGCTCCGACTTTGGGACGGAGAGTTTCTCGTTCCCGTTAAGTTTGTCAAAGAAACAGAACCTCCTCGCAGAAATTTAGTTATGGGAGAAGGATATTCTGGTTCCGTTTTTGAAACGAGAGAACCAATTCTTGTGAACGATCTCACTCGATCGGCTCACTTCTTTGATGAGGGAGAAACTACCAAATCAGTAATGTGTGTCCCCATCATGCAAAAAGAAGAAATTCTGGGAACACTCGCTGTTGAAAGTGAACGGGAAAATTTTTACATTACTGATGATTTAGAAATTCTCGAAGCCTTAACATCACAGTTAGCCCTTGCTTTATATGGAGTTCGACTGATTGAAGGTCTTGTTACCGCAAGAGCTAGAGAGGCAGCCGTTCTTAACCAATTAGAATGGGATTTGAAAATGGGTCGAAATGTCCAAAGTCAAATCCTTCCCCAAGACCTGAGTGCATGGAACGGAATCTATTTTGCGAGTCACTATGAACCAATGGCAGAAGTCAGCGGCGATCTAGTGGATATCGTTAGACAAGGACATTCGTTAACAGCAATTAACATCGATGTGTCGGGACATGGAATTCCAGCGGCCTTAGTTACCATGGCCATCCATCACCAATTTCGTAGATCTGTAATGGCGGGGCTTGGACTAACAGAAATCATGGAGGAACTTGGTGAAAACCTTAGGGAACAATTACCAGAGTCTACATATTTTACTGCCTTTATGGTTCGTATTTTTAGTGATTATACTTTTGGTTATGTGAATGCAGGCCACCAACGAATGTTACATTACAAAGCTGCTGATGATACTTTCATCCAGTACGATACAAAAGGTGTACCTCTCGGAATTCTTCCTGTTAGGAAGATTGATTATGAAGAAAAACAAGGCAAACTAGAACCGGGAGATTTTCTCCTCTTAATTTCAGATGGGTTTAGTGAACAAAGAAATCATATGAAAGATGAAGTGGGAGTGGATCGAATTCTCACATGGTTACAAGACGAAAGAGAAAAACTTGTTATGGAAGGTCGTGGGAAAGTTGATTTGAAAAAATTGTCAGCTGCCTTTGTAACTCGATTTCGTGCTTACCAAGGTGATGTTCCGAATGGGGACGATTTGAGTTTTCTTTTCCTCTATTGTGGAGATTCCATTCCAGAAGCTTCGCATTACATACAACTTGCGAAACAATCAAATTCCAAAATGAAGATGGAAGAGGCTTATGCACAAGCCCTCAAAGCCTTCAGCATTGATTCTTCACTCAAAGAAATTTTAGTGTTTTTAGGGAAAATGTATTACCGGGACGGAAAATACAAAGAATCCATTCGGTATTTAGAAGAATATCTACGAACATCCGGTGATAATACTGCTGCATCTCATTTTATGATGGGTCGAGCGTATTACAAAGCTGGGATGATTTCTGAAGCAAAACGAGCTTTAAAGATGGCACTTTCCAGTGACCATAGTTTTGCTAAAGCAAGTATCTTACTTGCACAGTGTTATTTGAAAGAAAATGCGAAACCAAAAGCAATCAAAGTATTGCAACAAGGCGTAAAAAACACACCGCAAAGTATGGAGTTAAAAACTTCTCTTTTAAGGTTAGAATCACATTCGCAGAAAGCAAGTTAA
- the rpmA gene encoding 50S ribosomal protein L27 — MATKKGGGSTKNGRDSVSKRLGVKVYGGQLAIAGNIIVRQRGTEYKPGKNVGIGRDHTLYALVDGVVTFEHVTRERQQISVYPKV, encoded by the coding sequence ATGGCTACAAAGAAAGGTGGTGGATCCACAAAGAACGGTCGTGATTCGGTATCGAAGAGACTTGGTGTAAAAGTTTACGGTGGACAACTAGCAATTGCTGGTAACATTATTGTTCGCCAAAGAGGAACTGAATACAAACCCGGAAAAAACGTAGGGATTGGTCGTGACCATACTCTTTACGCACTTGTTGACGGTGTTGTGACTTTCGAACATGTAACTAGAGAAAGACAACAAATCTCCGTTTACCCGAAAGTGTAA
- a CDS encoding ribosomal-processing cysteine protease Prp, with protein sequence MIYSKILKDLGGKIAGIQLEGHSPKDLGSKGENLLCAGVSTLVQSAHSYLASQGSLESEEKRDGYLMFLVKKHQRDGYQSLLSMVSFGLKSLEHSHSQAISIQDEIIKG encoded by the coding sequence TTGATTTATAGTAAGATTTTAAAAGATTTAGGAGGGAAAATCGCAGGAATCCAACTGGAAGGACATTCTCCCAAGGACTTAGGTTCGAAAGGTGAAAATCTTTTGTGTGCAGGAGTCTCCACTCTGGTTCAGAGTGCTCACTCTTATTTGGCATCACAAGGCAGTTTGGAATCGGAAGAAAAACGAGATGGATATTTAATGTTTTTAGTCAAAAAGCACCAAAGGGATGGCTACCAAAGTCTACTTTCGATGGTTTCATTTGGATTAAAATCTTTAGAACACTCTCATTCCCAAGCGATTTCCATCCAAGACGAAATAATAAAGGGGTAA